One window of the Candidatus Jettenia sp. genome contains the following:
- a CDS encoding MoxR family ATPase, with translation MTVNEIEKTDLQAIDKIVKGSLEIKKQIAKVIIGQEKVVEDLLIALFCKGHCLFVGVPGLAKTLLVSTLAEVLNLKFNRIQFTPDLMPADITGTDILEQDHATGKRFFKFIKGPIFSNILIADEINRTPPKTQAALLQAMQEYKVTASGTTYGLDLPFVVFATQNPIEQEGTYPLPEAQLDRFMFQINVQYPSQKEEVEIVRTTTSAFKPTVEKIFNPEEIKELQDLVTRVPVADYVIEYAVRLVRASRPADPSAPDFIKKWINWGAGPRASQYLILGGKARALLNGRYAVTCNDVRAIARPILQHRILTNFHAEAEGKSSLHIIDQLLDTVKEHI, from the coding sequence ATGACTGTGAATGAAATTGAGAAAACAGACCTTCAGGCTATCGATAAGATAGTTAAGGGAAGTTTAGAAATAAAAAAACAGATTGCAAAGGTTATTATAGGGCAAGAGAAGGTAGTTGAAGACCTCCTTATAGCCCTGTTTTGTAAAGGACATTGCCTTTTCGTGGGGGTACCGGGACTTGCAAAGACACTTCTCGTCAGCACCCTTGCAGAAGTTTTAAATCTGAAATTTAATCGTATACAATTTACCCCTGATCTCATGCCTGCGGATATCACAGGAACTGATATATTAGAACAGGATCATGCTACCGGGAAAAGATTTTTTAAATTTATCAAAGGTCCTATCTTCTCAAATATTCTCATTGCCGATGAAATCAACCGTACACCGCCAAAAACACAGGCAGCGTTGTTACAGGCAATGCAGGAATATAAAGTCACAGCTAGTGGCACTACCTATGGACTTGACCTTCCCTTTGTCGTCTTTGCTACCCAAAATCCTATTGAACAGGAAGGTACGTACCCCTTGCCCGAGGCGCAACTGGACCGATTTATGTTTCAGATCAATGTCCAATATCCCTCTCAAAAAGAAGAAGTTGAAATTGTACGGACAACGACATCGGCTTTTAAGCCAACGGTAGAGAAGATTTTTAATCCGGAAGAAATCAAGGAGCTTCAAGACCTTGTTACCAGAGTGCCTGTAGCGGATTATGTTATCGAGTACGCCGTAAGATTGGTACGGGCATCCAGGCCGGCGGACCCAAGTGCGCCTGATTTTATAAAAAAGTGGATTAACTGGGGAGCAGGACCCCGTGCCTCTCAATATCTTATCCTCGGAGGCAAGGCACGTGCCCTGTTGAACGGTAGATATGCTGTTACTTGCAATGACGTCAGGGCAATTGCCAGACCTATCTTACAACACCGTATTCTCACGAACTTTCATGCTGAAGCCGAAGGAAAGTCATCCTTACACATCATCGATCAATTACTTGATACCGTAAAAGAGCACATATAA
- a CDS encoding YihY/virulence factor BrkB family protein, translated as MRFAKFKSVIGFIKTIFSEFSEDKASRLAAAMAYYAVFSLAPLLIIAIAIIGFVFGKEAAQGKIVEQMQGLVGESGAKVMQSMIEATSKPKSGLIATILGVAALMFGAGRLFAQLQDALNTIWEVVPKPGRGIMSMVRERFLSLTLVLGTGFLLLVSLILTAGLEAFGNYLVGILPGLDYILQILNLAISFAVITLLFAMIFKLLPDVKIAWNDVWIGAVMTTVLFIIGKYFIGLYLGRSSTTSAYGAAGSLIIILLWNYYAAMILLLGAEFAQVYANKYGSRVVPAEHAIPLTDEMRSEQGIPHTKDVKPRPTGRREIPRPAYAAQERGESYREEIQPSGKLRSDSYALGFLCFIAGMALGNRNGRRTGVKKEYVEK; from the coding sequence ATGAGGTTCGCAAAATTTAAATCTGTAATTGGATTTATCAAAACCATATTCTCCGAGTTTAGTGAAGATAAAGCATCGCGCTTAGCAGCGGCAATGGCGTACTATGCTGTTTTCTCTCTTGCGCCGTTATTAATTATTGCCATAGCTATTATTGGTTTTGTGTTTGGAAAAGAGGCAGCTCAGGGTAAAATTGTCGAACAAATGCAAGGTCTCGTCGGCGAAAGTGGTGCAAAAGTCATGCAGTCAATGATCGAAGCCACCAGCAAACCGAAATCAGGTCTTATTGCAACCATTCTTGGTGTTGCAGCATTAATGTTTGGTGCAGGTAGACTATTTGCTCAGCTTCAGGATGCGTTGAATACCATTTGGGAAGTCGTTCCAAAACCCGGGCGTGGTATTATGAGCATGGTGCGTGAGCGGTTTCTCTCTCTTACCCTGGTACTGGGAACCGGCTTTTTACTCCTGGTATCGCTTATTCTGACAGCAGGGTTGGAGGCGTTTGGCAATTACCTAGTCGGCATATTGCCCGGACTCGACTACATCCTCCAAATTCTCAACCTTGCCATCTCATTTGCCGTTATTACCCTATTATTCGCAATGATCTTTAAACTTCTGCCCGACGTCAAAATTGCCTGGAATGATGTTTGGATCGGCGCTGTAATGACTACCGTGCTCTTTATTATCGGTAAATATTTTATTGGTTTATACCTTGGGCGTAGCAGTACCACATCGGCTTATGGTGCCGCCGGATCGCTTATCATTATATTACTCTGGAATTATTACGCTGCCATGATCCTGCTCTTAGGGGCAGAATTTGCCCAGGTTTATGCCAATAAATACGGATCACGTGTCGTACCTGCAGAACATGCCATACCCTTAACAGATGAGATGCGCTCCGAACAGGGAATACCTCACACCAAAGACGTTAAGCCAAGGCCTACAGGTCGGAGAGAAATTCCACGTCCAGCTTATGCTGCTCAGGAACGTGGAGAAAGCTACAGAGAGGAAATACAGCCTTCCGGGAAACTACGCAGTGATTCTTATGCCCTGGGATTTCTTTGTTTTATTGCGGGCATGGCTCTCGGTAACCGTAATGGCCGAAGAACTGGCGTAAAGAAAGAATATGTAGAGAAATAA
- a CDS encoding DUF58 domain-containing protein: MAENPFDPVTLSKIANLELRARTIVDGALSGIHKSPFKGSSIEFLEHKEYSPGDEIKHIDWRVHARSDKYYIKQFEEETNLKCYIFLDASGSMGYKSTGVSKSEYAATLAASLAYLLLKQSDLVGLISFSDKVLQYIPPRSRITHLHALVNVLTEVKTAGKSNIGDVLKEFVEKIGRRSLLIVISDFFDDVEKIVHQLKSFQFKKNDIILFHILDSYELTFPFETITFFESMEDERRILAEPKSMKEQYLSEINRFIEQFRQTCYENQIDYLLIDTSTPLDQALIKFLTRRAATPRPAGKP; encoded by the coding sequence ATGGCAGAAAATCCTTTTGATCCCGTAACGTTATCAAAAATTGCCAATCTGGAGTTACGCGCAAGAACTATTGTAGATGGGGCATTGTCGGGTATTCACAAAAGTCCCTTTAAAGGCTCCAGTATAGAATTCCTCGAACACAAAGAATATTCTCCGGGAGATGAGATAAAACACATTGATTGGAGGGTACATGCAAGGTCAGATAAATATTACATTAAGCAGTTTGAGGAAGAAACCAATCTTAAATGCTATATATTCCTTGATGCGAGCGGATCAATGGGGTATAAATCGACCGGTGTAAGTAAATCTGAATATGCCGCGACCCTTGCAGCATCATTGGCCTATCTCTTATTAAAACAGTCTGACCTTGTTGGGTTAATCAGCTTTAGCGATAAGGTATTGCAATACATTCCCCCGCGATCCCGCATTACGCACCTGCATGCCCTGGTAAATGTTCTGACAGAGGTAAAGACAGCAGGTAAATCAAATATTGGCGATGTACTAAAAGAATTTGTTGAAAAGATTGGGCGGCGTTCTTTGCTTATTGTTATATCCGATTTTTTTGATGATGTTGAAAAAATAGTGCATCAATTAAAATCCTTTCAATTTAAGAAAAATGATATTATTTTATTTCATATACTCGATTCATATGAGCTGACGTTTCCTTTTGAGACCATTACTTTTTTTGAATCCATGGAAGACGAAAGGCGAATTCTAGCAGAGCCTAAGTCTATGAAAGAGCAGTATCTCTCCGAAATTAATCGTTTTATTGAGCAATTCAGACAAACCTGTTATGAGAATCAAATAGACTACCTGCTTATTGATACCTCGACACCGCTAGATCAGGCGTTAATCAAATTTCTTACCAGAAGAGCAGCCACCCCGCGTCCGGCCGGTAAACCATAA
- a CDS encoding BatA domain-containing protein — MISFLNPLLLLGILGASIPVIIHLINKKKAISHRFAAIDFLLQTNKRISVKFKLRQLILLILRASLIIFLALALAKPFLKTFGGGVAEKNVPTSNVIIVDDSYSMQYVSNSESFFASAKTAAKKIIDSLTKDDDVALITCSGIESQALPELDYDKNTVLNLAEQLQATFTATHITPALDAAIEILTNAKASVKRIFLLTDMTKNSWNLDWFKTGNERLRSHISGIHIVDLSQGGILNNVAITHIESGLDISQKDGGGYIKVTVSNFSPVRVKNFLVRVFLDQKKVTQGFFNIEGNASETKEFSFTLEKGKDHEGWVEIPDDNLDIDNKRYFTIHATQKLDALLVDGDLRTNIYESETFYLEKALNPGREHISSIRPTLCSIHEVNNFHFSDFNIIFLCNIETLPYEKIRELEKFVKEGGSAIFTLGSKVDPDYYNNSFGTLLPHRLHTTRTFSGDSPLSEDQPLHLKAKEPVHQALHVLSETDMNTLSSARFYRIFYVDPTPQGSSKTILSFSDDTPAVIERQIERGKCILFTSSIDRDWTDMPVKPFFLPLIQQLCRYLSGTISEETQNGILVKQSWQSPCPYDINAIEITNPEGTKIIVQPQLANNEKSFYYTRTDIPGIYTLTIDGKPLPQFPSYFPVNVTTAESRLDKMEQKDITALMGGTNLTITTSPIDEGREVLLGEAKKTLWGTILFLAFCILVVEAFVSRK, encoded by the coding sequence ATGATCTCTTTTCTTAATCCCCTTTTATTACTAGGTATTCTGGGCGCCAGCATACCTGTCATCATCCATCTGATAAATAAGAAGAAGGCTATTTCACATAGATTTGCAGCCATTGATTTTCTATTACAAACGAATAAGCGCATTTCCGTAAAGTTCAAACTTCGCCAACTGATCCTTTTAATCCTGCGGGCTTCCCTGATTATCTTTCTTGCTCTCGCCCTTGCCAAACCATTTCTTAAAACCTTTGGCGGTGGAGTAGCAGAAAAAAACGTTCCAACAAGCAATGTCATTATCGTGGATGACTCATACAGTATGCAGTATGTAAGCAATAGTGAATCATTTTTTGCCTCGGCTAAAACTGCTGCAAAGAAGATCATTGATAGTTTAACGAAAGATGATGATGTTGCTCTAATTACTTGCTCTGGTATAGAATCACAAGCCCTGCCGGAACTCGATTACGATAAAAACACTGTTTTAAATCTTGCAGAACAATTGCAAGCAACCTTTACAGCTACTCATATTACTCCTGCGTTGGATGCAGCAATAGAAATATTAACCAACGCAAAGGCATCTGTTAAAAGGATATTCCTGCTTACCGATATGACGAAGAATAGCTGGAATCTCGATTGGTTTAAGACCGGAAATGAACGGTTGCGGAGTCATATATCGGGTATTCATATCGTAGACCTTTCCCAAGGTGGGATACTGAATAATGTAGCTATTACCCATATTGAGTCTGGGCTTGATATATCACAGAAAGACGGAGGAGGCTATATCAAAGTAACGGTGTCTAATTTTTCACCGGTAAGGGTAAAGAATTTCCTGGTGCGCGTATTCCTGGATCAAAAGAAAGTAACGCAGGGTTTTTTTAATATCGAGGGCAATGCATCAGAAACAAAGGAATTTTCCTTTACCCTGGAAAAAGGGAAAGATCATGAAGGTTGGGTTGAGATTCCTGATGATAATCTGGATATAGATAATAAACGATATTTTACCATACATGCAACACAGAAATTGGATGCCTTATTGGTTGATGGCGATCTAAGAACCAATATCTATGAAAGTGAAACATTCTATTTAGAGAAGGCATTAAATCCTGGCCGTGAACATATATCCTCTATCAGACCAACGCTATGCTCTATTCATGAAGTGAACAACTTTCATTTTAGCGATTTTAACATAATCTTTTTATGCAATATCGAAACCTTGCCGTATGAAAAGATCCGAGAACTTGAGAAATTCGTGAAAGAAGGCGGATCCGCTATTTTCACACTTGGAAGTAAGGTTGATCCTGATTATTACAATAATTCATTTGGCACATTATTGCCCCATCGGCTCCATACCACAAGAACCTTTTCCGGTGATAGTCCCCTGTCAGAAGATCAGCCTCTTCACTTGAAAGCGAAAGAACCTGTACACCAGGCATTGCACGTTCTCTCTGAAACTGATATGAATACGTTGTCTTCTGCAAGATTTTATCGAATATTTTATGTCGATCCAACACCACAGGGAAGTAGCAAAACCATACTCTCCTTTTCCGACGATACCCCTGCAGTTATTGAAAGACAAATAGAACGGGGAAAATGTATACTCTTTACATCGTCAATAGACAGAGATTGGACAGATATGCCGGTGAAACCTTTCTTTCTTCCCCTCATACAACAGCTCTGCAGATACTTGTCAGGAACCATTTCAGAGGAAACACAAAATGGGATTCTCGTAAAACAAAGTTGGCAATCCCCTTGTCCGTATGATATCAATGCGATAGAAATAACTAATCCCGAAGGCACAAAAATTATCGTACAACCCCAACTTGCCAACAACGAAAAATCTTTTTACTATACCAGGACAGATATTCCTGGAATTTATACTCTTACCATAGATGGGAAGCCACTTCCCCAATTTCCCTCCTATTTTCCTGTGAATGTTACTACCGCCGAGTCTCGTTTGGATAAAATGGAGCAAAAAGATATTACAGCCCTTATGGGCGGTACCAACCTTACCATAACAACTTCTCCTATTGATGAAGGACGTGAAGTGCTTCTGGGTGAGGCTAAAAAAACTTTGTGGGGTACCATCCTGTTTCTTGCCTTCTGTATCCTTGTCGTTGAAGCATTTGTTTCGAGAAAATGA
- a CDS encoding CoA-binding protein: METFFNPSSVAIIGATEKPGSIPGIIVKNLLDMGFGGKIYPVNPKYGNIFGLKCFPSILDIPDEIALTVIAVPALFVLDILKQHALKQIHYSIIISAGFREMGPEGIEMEEKIRQVAIENKIRIIGPNCLGVLDNYTNFTTSFLPRERVSKPKKGSLSILSQSGAFAIALLDLATQEGLGIARMINYGNRIDVGESALLPFLTSDSSTKVIALYMESVDHGRKFIEVAKACSKKKPIVVLKVGKGEAGIAAAKSHTGAIAGKYEIYKAAFLKSGIIEANGLEEFIDGVKALSMQNPPKGNRILIVTNGGGFGVIVADHCSENGLEVPPPSRQLKEKLRSRLSKFYVVNNPVDLTGSASDEDYRIAIHTCMAESDEYDAAIIIPLMAPQGMTEKVVDHIADTMKVSGKPGVICTVGGVFTMKVKQLLEERMFPVYPSPERSAKAMAMLFRRKILQDGVLHPL, from the coding sequence ATGGAAACCTTTTTTAATCCTTCATCGGTTGCAATTATTGGTGCTACAGAAAAACCAGGGAGTATTCCCGGTATTATTGTAAAAAATCTTCTTGATATGGGGTTTGGCGGTAAGATATATCCCGTTAATCCGAAATACGGGAATATCTTTGGTTTAAAATGTTTTCCTTCAATACTTGACATCCCCGATGAAATAGCATTAACGGTGATCGCTGTACCTGCCTTATTTGTATTAGATATTTTGAAGCAGCATGCCCTGAAGCAAATCCATTATTCTATAATCATCAGCGCTGGTTTTCGGGAAATGGGGCCGGAAGGTATTGAGATGGAAGAAAAGATCAGGCAAGTTGCGATTGAAAACAAAATCCGAATCATCGGACCTAACTGCCTGGGTGTTCTCGATAATTATACAAATTTTACTACCTCCTTCTTACCGAGAGAAAGGGTAAGTAAGCCGAAAAAAGGTTCACTATCGATCCTTTCTCAAAGTGGCGCCTTTGCTATCGCACTCTTAGATCTGGCAACACAGGAAGGGTTAGGCATAGCCAGGATGATAAATTATGGAAATAGAATTGATGTGGGAGAATCTGCCCTTTTGCCTTTCTTAACCAGTGATAGTTCTACAAAAGTTATTGCTCTCTACATGGAATCAGTTGATCATGGGCGAAAGTTTATTGAAGTGGCTAAGGCATGCTCAAAGAAAAAACCTATTGTAGTATTAAAGGTTGGGAAGGGTGAGGCAGGCATCGCTGCTGCCAAATCTCACACAGGGGCTATCGCAGGAAAGTATGAAATCTACAAGGCTGCATTTTTAAAATCAGGTATTATTGAAGCAAACGGTCTTGAGGAGTTTATTGATGGTGTTAAAGCGCTTTCCATGCAAAATCCACCGAAAGGGAATCGGATCTTGATTGTTACAAATGGCGGTGGTTTTGGCGTTATTGTAGCCGATCACTGTTCGGAGAATGGTTTGGAAGTCCCGCCTCCATCCCGTCAGTTAAAAGAGAAATTGAGAAGCAGGCTCTCAAAATTCTATGTAGTTAATAATCCGGTTGATCTAACAGGAAGCGCCTCTGACGAAGATTATCGCATTGCGATACATACTTGCATGGCCGAAAGCGATGAATATGATGCCGCTATTATCATACCACTTATGGCTCCGCAGGGTATGACAGAAAAGGTAGTAGATCATATTGCTGATACGATGAAAGTATCAGGAAAACCTGGCGTTATTTGTACCGTAGGCGGGGTATTTACTATGAAGGTAAAGCAGTTACTTGAAGAACGCATGTTCCCTGTTTATCCCTCTCCGGAACGCAGTGCAAAAGCTATGGCAATGTTGTTCAGAAGGAAAATTTTACAAGATGGTGTTTTACATCCATTATGA
- the miaB gene encoding tRNA (N6-isopentenyl adenosine(37)-C2)-methylthiotransferase MiaB encodes MNKLDAELSLGLLQEEGYRIVDKVNEADVILFNTCSVRQHAEDKVYSHLGSLKTLKKRHPDVIVGVLGCMAQKDGEAIFKRMPHVDLVCGTRMFSRLPELILKIRSHGSHVLAIDEDHIVNVKRAVTYRPNIYQAFVTVMRGCDNFCSYCIVPYVRGREVSRTIADIKEEVQALIANGCKEITLLGQNINSYGKGLQGTITLGDLLSELNDLDGLDRIKFVTSHPADMSRDIIRTISRLEKVCEHLHMPAQSGSDQILKRMRRGYTSTYYRELIQFAKELIPHLTVASDFIVGFPGETEKDFQETVRLMEDMRFQNCFIFKYSPRTGTKAAELEDDVPDEIKRARNIRLLELQKCISLEENTKMIGKRVQVLVEGASKSDANRLSGRTKQNHIVVFNSPLDLVGKLVNVMIHEVTDLTLYGILENLS; translated from the coding sequence ATGAATAAGCTTGATGCGGAGCTTTCGTTAGGTCTGTTACAGGAAGAGGGTTATAGAATTGTCGATAAAGTAAACGAAGCCGACGTTATTTTGTTCAATACCTGTAGTGTACGTCAGCATGCAGAAGATAAGGTATATTCACATCTGGGATCTCTCAAAACACTGAAGAAAAGGCATCCTGATGTTATCGTGGGCGTCCTTGGATGTATGGCACAAAAAGATGGCGAGGCTATATTTAAGCGCATGCCACATGTCGATCTGGTTTGTGGGACACGGATGTTTTCACGGTTGCCCGAATTAATTTTGAAGATTAGAAGCCATGGGTCACATGTTCTTGCTATAGACGAAGATCATATTGTTAACGTAAAGAGGGCGGTAACCTATCGGCCAAATATTTATCAGGCATTCGTTACCGTTATGCGGGGTTGTGATAATTTTTGCTCCTATTGTATCGTACCTTATGTACGCGGTCGAGAGGTTAGTCGAACAATCGCCGACATAAAAGAAGAAGTGCAGGCGCTTATCGCAAATGGTTGCAAGGAGATTACTCTTCTTGGACAGAATATAAATTCGTATGGAAAAGGTTTACAAGGAACTATCACTCTTGGAGATTTGCTGTCTGAACTAAACGACCTAGACGGACTTGATAGAATCAAATTTGTAACCTCTCACCCGGCAGATATGTCACGAGATATTATCCGTACTATAAGCCGCTTAGAAAAGGTTTGTGAGCATCTGCATATGCCTGCCCAGTCAGGTTCAGACCAAATTCTCAAAAGAATGCGCCGTGGATATACTTCAACATATTATCGGGAATTGATTCAATTTGCAAAAGAACTTATTCCTCATCTTACTGTGGCCAGTGATTTTATAGTAGGGTTTCCTGGCGAGACGGAAAAAGATTTCCAGGAAACCGTAAGGCTAATGGAAGATATGCGTTTCCAGAACTGTTTTATATTCAAATACTCACCTCGTACCGGAACGAAGGCAGCCGAGCTTGAAGATGATGTACCGGATGAGATCAAAAGGGCAAGAAATATAAGATTACTGGAATTGCAGAAATGTATCAGCTTGGAAGAAAATACAAAGATGATCGGTAAGCGCGTACAGGTGCTTGTTGAAGGTGCTAGTAAGTCAGATGCTAACAGGCTATCAGGCCGGACAAAACAAAACCATATTGTTGTTTTCAACAGTCCTCTGGATCTTGTAGGAAAATTGGTGAATGTAATGATACATGAGGTAACAGACCTTACCTTATATGGTATACTGGAGAACCTGTCTTAA
- a CDS encoding DUF2326 domain-containing protein → MRLLRLSANKKSFHTVPFNRSGISLIIGKKENPTIKEEKKTYNGLGKSLIIQLVHFCLASNPIGEFGKKLSDWEFSLEFEIDKETFISKRNTKDMKEISLNGKNMPLDKFRSEMGERLFGLKTPVKWLTFRSLLSRFIRPRKSSYLEYCDFVNKEEEYSRQLNNAYLLGLDVEKITKKHTLKEQHDKTDKLRKNIEEDEIFKSYFHDEGDVDIDIVDLDEQIARIENRLKNYMVAEDYEKIRKEADDCSARLRALKNQSTALKNAIKNIEKSLTVQPDIPKDTVLKLYEEARLTLSDMVVKRVEEVEAFHNKLLSNRTKRLIEEKKELALRLKDMESEKIIMGKREDELLQYLNTHGALEEFTALNNQLANMKTRLNKLKTYKEILQEYKNKLAEIKIEFEKENIETNNYLIRAKSFTDMNVALFRSFSREFYDNKPGGIEISNNDGMNKMRFNINAKIQDDASDGIGEVKIFCFDWMLLKAKHNHKINFLFHDSRLLSNMDPRQRAILFKQAHKHAVGDGLQYIISANEDMLESIKGYFEPNEYQEVIEKNKILELTDKSDETRLLGIQVDVDYEGE, encoded by the coding sequence ATGCGTCTGTTGAGACTGTCAGCAAATAAAAAGAGCTTTCATACAGTGCCTTTTAACAGGTCAGGAATATCCCTGATTATTGGTAAAAAGGAAAACCCCACCATCAAAGAGGAAAAGAAAACTTACAACGGCCTTGGCAAATCTCTTATCATACAACTTGTACACTTTTGCCTGGCATCCAATCCCATTGGAGAGTTTGGAAAGAAGCTGTCGGATTGGGAGTTTTCGCTTGAATTCGAGATAGACAAAGAAACCTTCATATCAAAGAGAAATACGAAAGATATGAAGGAAATATCACTAAACGGAAAAAACATGCCGCTTGATAAGTTTAGGAGCGAAATGGGTGAAAGGCTATTCGGCCTGAAAACGCCGGTAAAATGGTTGACCTTTCGTTCCTTGTTATCAAGGTTTATCCGGCCTAGGAAGAGCAGCTACCTGGAATATTGCGATTTTGTGAACAAAGAGGAAGAATATTCAAGGCAATTGAATAACGCCTATTTATTGGGTCTGGATGTAGAAAAGATCACAAAGAAGCATACCTTGAAAGAGCAGCACGATAAAACAGACAAGCTGCGCAAGAATATAGAAGAAGACGAGATATTCAAGTCGTATTTTCACGACGAAGGTGATGTGGATATTGACATCGTAGACCTTGATGAGCAGATCGCCAGAATAGAAAACCGGCTGAAAAACTACATGGTAGCTGAAGACTACGAAAAGATCAGGAAAGAGGCCGACGATTGCTCTGCTCGTTTAAGGGCCTTAAAAAACCAGTCTACTGCGCTAAAGAATGCCATAAAGAATATTGAAAAAAGTCTCACCGTCCAGCCTGATATCCCGAAAGACACGGTCCTTAAACTGTACGAAGAAGCCCGTTTAACCCTTAGCGATATGGTTGTGAAAAGGGTAGAAGAGGTAGAGGCGTTTCATAATAAGCTTCTTTCCAATCGAACAAAAAGGTTGATTGAAGAGAAAAAGGAATTAGCGTTGCGACTAAAAGATATGGAATCAGAAAAGATTATCATGGGAAAGAGAGAGGATGAGCTTCTTCAATATCTTAACACCCACGGGGCATTGGAAGAGTTTACCGCATTAAATAATCAGCTTGCAAATATGAAGACAAGGCTGAACAAACTGAAGACATATAAAGAAATCCTTCAGGAGTATAAAAATAAACTGGCAGAAATAAAGATAGAATTTGAAAAAGAGAATATCGAAACAAATAACTATCTAATCCGGGCAAAATCGTTTACTGACATGAATGTGGCATTATTCAGATCGTTTTCTCGCGAGTTTTACGATAACAAACCTGGAGGTATAGAAATTTCCAACAATGACGGCATGAACAAGATGCGGTTTAATATTAACGCTAAAATACAAGATGATGCCTCCGATGGGATAGGGGAAGTAAAGATATTCTGTTTCGACTGGATGCTACTTAAGGCAAAGCACAACCATAAAATAAACTTTCTCTTCCACGACAGCCGCCTCCTATCCAACATGGACCCGCGTCAGAGGGCAATTCTTTTTAAGCAAGCCCATAAACACGCGGTTGGTGATGGCTTGCAATATATCATCTCTGCGAATGAAGACATGCTGGAATCGATCAAAGGATATTTTGAACCTAATGAGTATCAAGAAGTCATCGAGAAGAACAAAATACTTGAACTGACCGACAAATCAGACGAGACTAGGCTTTTGGGGATACAGGTGGATGTGGATTATGAGGGTGAGTGA
- a CDS encoding PIN domain-containing protein, translating into MTYIVDTHILIWYLDKNKRLKPAYHQILSYDDNDFVFSTIVLAEIKHLISLKRIKVDFDKVVDYLSESENCIIYPVDESVINEMPAGLSIHDALIVATGLVYKNILKKDVKILTEDEMIIQSHILPVA; encoded by the coding sequence ATGACTTATATTGTGGATACCCATATCCTTATATGGTATTTAGATAAAAATAAACGGCTTAAACCTGCATACCATCAAATACTCAGTTATGATGATAATGATTTTGTCTTTTCTACGATTGTGCTTGCAGAAATCAAACATCTTATTTCTCTGAAGCGGATAAAGGTAGATTTCGATAAGGTTGTTGATTATCTTAGCGAATCTGAAAATTGTATTATTTATCCAGTGGATGAGTCTGTTATAAATGAAATGCCTGCGGGATTAAGTATTCATGATGCCCTGATTGTTGCAACGGGCCTCGTTTACAAAAATATCCTCAAAAAAGATGTAAAAATACTTACAGAAGATGAGATGATTATTCAATCTCATATACTCCCAGTTGCTTAA
- a CDS encoding NfeD family protein: MPVAVWWIWMVFAAIFIISEIFTAGFFLLWFGIGAVVAGIIAVLGMSAGWQWGAFIGISAVLFITSRRFAERFTIQQPSGVGADRFLGEKGVVLEEIDAIRNTGIVRIRNEHWRADSYANETIPVGKRVEVVKVVGTHLVVKTLSEGE, translated from the coding sequence ATGCCTGTTGCGGTTTGGTGGATATGGATGGTTTTCGCAGCGATCTTTATTATTAGCGAGATATTTACCGCAGGATTTTTTCTCTTATGGTTTGGTATAGGGGCTGTGGTAGCAGGTATCATTGCGGTTCTCGGCATGAGTGCTGGCTGGCAGTGGGGGGCTTTTATAGGCATTTCGGCAGTACTTTTTATTACCTCACGAAGATTTGCGGAACGATTTACTATACAGCAGCCTTCAGGTGTTGGCGCTGACCGGTTTCTTGGTGAAAAAGGTGTGGTATTGGAAGAAATTGATGCAATAAGAAATACCGGTATTGTCAGGATAAGAAACGAGCATTGGAGGGCGGATAGCTATGCAAATGAAACTATTCCGGTAGGGAAAAGGGTTGAAGTGGTAAAGGTGGTAGGAACACATCTCGTAGTTAAAACTTTATCAGAGGGAGAATGA